CGGCCTGCCGGATAGGCGGAGGTCGTCGGGTGCAGCTTGCGGTTGTCACAATCTCAACCTAATGTACCGTGTCCGACATCCTCCTGCCCATGATCTCCCGGATTCCATGGTTCGAATTGCTGTCTCGCTGATCGCGCTACTGTCCATTTTGAGTCCGGCAGCCGCACAAACCACTCCCGCAACCACCGCCACGCGCGACTTCCTGACGAAGCGACTGGACAAGATCCTGCCCCCGCATTTCGCGCAGTGAGGCGCGTTGGCGTACGACGATGAAATTGCTTGCTGCCGCATTGGTATCATACGCGCTGCTGTCGCCAACGGGCGGGCAGATGCAACCGGCGCCAAAGCCGGACATGGTCAAGCCCGCGGTCAGGAAACCGGCAGGCGTCAAGCCAAGCGGGCCGGTTGAGAGCGGCCCGTGCCAGATCGGCGTCATTCCGATCGCCGGCGACCTTTTCATGGTCGAGAAGTTCGGTCCTCTCAAGTTCCTCGATCGCTATGTACGGACATCGGTCGCTGCATGGGCACTTGACGAGCTCGTGGTGTCGCGAGTTCGCGCGGCGGCTCCCGGCATTTCGGTGCAGAGAATCCCCTATACACCGCAAGAACTCGCAGCAGGCCGTCGCCCCCCGAGCTTCTTCGGCGGCTACGACGAGAATCTTCTGGCATTCACGCGGCGCCTGGCAGCTCGCGTTCGGTGCGATCGTTATGTCGTCGTGCACCGACACGGCGGCAGCCAGCGCGAATTCGGCATCGGTATCTCGCAGTACCCTCTCGATGGGCCCGTGCACCTGTTCGCCATGATGTACGTCAGGGTCTATGACGGCGCGACCTTTGCGTTGATCAGCAAGGCTCCGGCCTTGATGACCGATGACACGTTTACGGAGCGCCTGATGCACAACCCGCTTGGGGGCCCATCAATGCAGGTCGATCGCGCGATGTTTCCCGAGAAACCTGCGAACGCCGTCAACAATCCGGTGCTGCGCGATGGCGTACGCATGATGTTGACGAAGAGCCTCGACAAGACGCTGCCGGGCCTGCTGCAACGTCGGCCGCGTTGAGCAAGACATCGCTCGCCGGACGGCTCGTGCCCACCACCTCTGTCGCGATCGTTGAAATGATCGGCACGTCGCTCACGCGACTCTGCCCTCTACGAAGTTCTACTCCGACGCCTTCAAATCATCCGGCCGCGGCATCAGGACGGTGTTGTAGCCGGAATCGACATAGTGGATCTCGCCGGTCACGCCGCCGGAGAGATCCGACAGCAGATACAGCGCCGAGCCGCCGAGCTCGTCGAGCGTGACGCCGCGGCGAAGCGGCGAATGCTTTTGCATGAAGGCGAACATCGCGCGCGCCTCGCCAATGCCGGAGCCGGCAAGCGTGCGGATGGGGCCTGCGGAGATCGCGTTGACGCGGATGCCACGCGGTCCGAAATCGGAAGCGAGATAGCGCACCGAAGCTTCAAGCGCCGCCTTGGCCACGCCCATCACGTTGTAATTCGGCATCGACCGCTCCGAGGCGCCGAAGGTCAGCGTGATCATACTGCCGCCCTCCGTCATCAGCTCGGCGGCGCGCTTTGCCACTTCCGTGAACGAGAAACAGGAGATCACCATGGTGCGCGAAAAATTCTCGCGGCTGGTGTCGGCGTAGCGGCCCTTCAGTTCGTTCTTGTCGGCAAAGCCGATGGCATGGATGACGAAGTCGAGCTTGCCCCATTTTTCGCGCAGCACGTCGAAGGTCGCATCGACGCTGGCGATGTCCTCGACGTCGCAGGGCAGAACCAGCTCCACACCGAGAGAGTCGGCCAGTGGCTTGACGCGCTTGCCCAGGGCTTCGCCCTGGAAGGTGAAGGCGAGCTCGGCGCCGTGCGCATGCAGCGTCTTCGCCATGCCCCAGGCGATCGAATGATCATTGGCGATGCCCATGATCAGACCGCGCTTGCCTTTCATCAGTCCATCCATTG
The sequence above is drawn from the Bradyrhizobium amphicarpaeae genome and encodes:
- the fabI gene encoding enoyl-ACP reductase FabI, with the translated sequence MDGLMKGKRGLIMGIANDHSIAWGMAKTLHAHGAELAFTFQGEALGKRVKPLADSLGVELVLPCDVEDIASVDATFDVLREKWGKLDFVIHAIGFADKNELKGRYADTSRENFSRTMVISCFSFTEVAKRAAELMTEGGSMITLTFGASERSMPNYNVMGVAKAALEASVRYLASDFGPRGIRVNAISAGPIRTLAGSGIGEARAMFAFMQKHSPLRRGVTLDELGGSALYLLSDLSGGVTGEIHYVDSGYNTVLMPRPDDLKASE